The following proteins are co-located in the Apium graveolens cultivar Ventura chromosome 5, ASM990537v1, whole genome shotgun sequence genome:
- the LOC141660965 gene encoding uncharacterized protein LOC141660965 → MKPENLILSTLIPGPVYPGNEIDVYMQPLIAELKKLWAVGIETYDARLDNTFKLHASLLWTISDFPGYGILSGWSTKGKLACPSCHYETSSTYLKHSKKVVYLNHRKFLPPDHKWRSDRRRFNGDVEMLSCPDILSGAEVEELLRGYENDFGKPLKRNRGTSDCPWKKKSIFFELPYWSNNMVRHNLDVMHIEKNICDKILGTLLNIGGKTKDHLNARQDLEEMGIRKDLHPVKCDDKHMTKKEKENFCSVLMNAKLPYGSASNISRCIQMKERKISGYKSHDAHFILQFLLQFAVVKTLKPESKSGTDTKDSHTDGGYPIGSQRSREGKSIHLDNKTWTNAHRYILFNCENVEIEKLKDEHNTLVQKDDKLKRYKRERMHTTDFQKWLKYVVQKRDGISLELSLLARGPLRSAKRFTGYNVNGYRFHNKLRDSRCTTQNSGVFLTALTTSFASAKDKNPIVGDVGYYGAIEEIIEVDYWGAVSVVLFRCCWYQKAGDYYGLARVNFSRLCQKEDPFVLATQVQQVFYIEDPTEKNLQFVLQKYPKDQYSEVEEVSDIGYIPRVDIPDTFTWSKDDVPKKQFPVTPNEDLDDIDI, encoded by the exons ATGAAACCCGAAAATCTAATTCTTTCAACCTTAATCCCTGGTCCAGTTTATCCCGGTAATGAAATTGACGTGTATATGCAACCGTtaattgcagagttgaagaagTTATGGGCTGTTGGAATAGAAACTTATGATGCCAGGTTAGACAACACGTTTAAGCTACACGCAAGCCTATTATGGACGATAAGTGATTTCCCTGGATATGGGATTTTATCCGGTTGGAGCACGAAAGGAAAGCTGGCTTGTCCTTCATGTCACTATGAGACCTCATCGACTTATTTGAAACATAGTAAGAAGGTTGTGTATTTAAACCATCGAAAGTTTCTCCCTCCAGATCACAAGTGGAGGTCCGATAGGCGCAGATTTAACGGAGATGTGGAAATGCTATCATGTCCTGATATATTAAGCGGAGCAGAGGTTGAAGAACTATTGCGTGGTTACGAAAATGATTTCGGGAAGCCGCTGAAAAGAAATAGAGGAACATCAGATTGCCCTTGGAAGAAGAAGTCCATTTTTTTCGAGCTACCATATTGGAGCAATAATATGGTTAGGCATAACTTAGATGTTATGCACATTGAGAAGAACATTTGTGACAAGATTTTGGGGACTTTGTTAAATATCGGAGGCAAGACAAAGGACCATCTTAATGCTCGTCAAGATTTGGAAGAAATGGGGATTAGAAAAGACCTTCACCCTGTCAAATGTGATGATAAACATATGACCAAAAAAGAGAAAGAGAACTTCTGTTCAGTTCTAATGAATGCTAAGCTACCATACGGATCTGCATCAAATATCAGCCGGTGCATTCAAATGAAGGAGCGAAAGATATCGGGTTACAAAAGTCATGACGCGCATTTTATTCTGCAATTTCTATTACAATTTGCTGTCGTAAAAACTCTGAAACCTGAG TCTAAGAGTGGGACCGATACCAAGGACAGTCATACAGATGGTGGATATCCTATCGGGTCTCAGAGAAGCAGAGAAGGAAAGTCTATACATCTGGACAACAAGACATGGACAAATGCTCATCGGTACATATTATTCAACTGTGAAAACGTGGAAATCGAAAAGCTAAAAGA TGAACACAATACCCTTGTTCAAAAAGATGACAAATTAAAGAGGTATAAGCGCGAAAGAATGCATACAACTGACTTTCAAAAGTGGTTGAAATATGTGGTTCAAAAAAGAGATGGAATTTCACTGGAATTGTCCTTGTTGGCAAGGGGCCCTCTTCGTTCGGCAAAGAGATTTACAGGTTACAATGTGAATGGATATAGATTTCACAACAAGCTCAGAGATAGTAGGTGTACGACACAAAACTCTGGTGTGTTCCTCACTGCCTTAACCACCAGTTTTGCGAGTGCAAAAGATAAGAACCCAATAGTTGGGGATGTGGGATACTACGGTGCAATTGAGGAGATTATTGAAGTGGACTACTGGGGTGCGGTGTCAGTAGTACTTTTTAGGTGTTGTTGGTACCAAAAAGCTGGGGATTACTATGGGTTAGCAAGAGTGAACTTTAGTAGGTTATGTCAAAAGGAAGATCCCTTTGTCCTTGCTACACAAGTACAACAGGTCTTCTATATTGAAGATCCCACTGAAAAGAATTTGCAATTTGTTCTTCAGAAATATCCAAAGGATCAATACTCTGAAGTAGAAGAAGTGTCTGACATAGGTTATATCCCGCGAGTTGACATACCTGATACATTCACTTGGTCCAAAGATGATGTCCCAAAAAAACAATTCCCTGTTACACCTAATGAAGACCTGGATGATATTGATATATGA